A stretch of Rhinoderma darwinii isolate aRhiDar2 chromosome 4, aRhiDar2.hap1, whole genome shotgun sequence DNA encodes these proteins:
- the SLC22A16 gene encoding solute carrier family 22 member 16, protein MEGLFDYVGHFGRFQAYVYFTSAFQAISCGIHYLASVFIAVTPKYLCGPPGNVSLILLHNETLSQISEVWDLWTSPKDHLVVQQGNGDIWELQRCSRFKREGSFTPTYTYHGNKTLFSCSDGYQYDLTHLRSSIVTDWDLVCDHEWLAKLSQPTFMLGVLIGALAFGDIADRVGRRPIMWITSSCQFIFGVAVAFTFNYYSFVIVRFFLAMASSGYLVVVFVYVTEYVGIKARTWASIHIHAFFAVGVMVVALVGYLVRTWWIYQIILSVITLPFVLCCWMLPETPFWLHSQGKYKEVESVIATMEKWNKVSTPCKLSELCPVEEGREPCGQHAQPAKSHNVFDLFHNCTFARRTISVWLIWFTGSLGYYVFALNSVNLGGNEYLNLFLTGAVEIPSYIVCCLGMDKLGRRNTLVPFLLLSTVICGVIMVIPEDYNTITIVMSMAGKFSIGIAFGLIYLYTAELYPTVIRSLAVGSGSMMCRIGSVVAPFCVYLTDVWIFMPQLLVGIMALITGILTLMLPETLGKPLMNTMEEAVELEDKEESKRKSLPEANGYVHSTKPISLLQTDCVCYKCPQSKANQ, encoded by the exons ATTCCAAGCATATGTATACTTCACATCTGCCTTTCAAGCTATTTCTTGTGGCATCCACTACCTGGCCTCTGTGTTCATTGCTGTTACTCCAAAGTATCTATGCGGACCTCCAGGAAATGTGAGCCTGATACTGCTCCATAATGAAACTCTTTCTCAGATCAGTGAAGTTTGGGATCTATGGACATCACCAAAAGATCACCTTGTTGTGCAGCAGGGAAACGGGGACATTTGGGAACTACAGCGTTGCAGTCGGTTTAAACGTGAAGGTTCATTTACTCCAACATATACATATCATGGAAATAAGACATTATTTTCTTGCTCTGATGGATATCAATATGATCTTACTCATTTACGAAGCAGCATAGTAACTGATTGGGATCTGGTATGTGACCATGAATGGCTTGCTAAATTGTCTCAACCAACATTCATGCTTGGCGTACTTATCGGTGCACTAGCCTTTGGTGATATTGCAGACAG AGTGGGAAGACGACCAATAATGTGGATCACAAGCTCATGCCAGTTTATATTCGGTGTTGCTGTGGCATTTACCTTCAACTACTACAGCTTTGTCATAGTCCGTTTTTTCCTGGCTATg GCATCTAGTGGATACCTAGTCGTGGTGTTTGTTTATGTGACTGAATATGTAGGAATTAAAGCTCGTACTTGGGCCTCAATACACATTCATGCTTTCTTTGCTGTTGGAGTTATGGTTGTGGCTTTGGTTGGATACTTGGTGCGTACCTGGTGGATATATCAAATAATTCTGTCTGTTATCACCCTACCATTCGTCCTATGCTGCTGGATGCTCCCTGAGACTCCATTCTGGCTGCACTCCCAGGGAAAATACAAAGAAGTAGAAAGTGTAATTGCAACAATGGAAAAGTGGAACAAAGTGAGCACTCCATGCAAGCTGTCAGAACTATGTCCTGTGGAGGAGGGCAGGGAGCCTTGTGGACAGCATGCCCAGCCTGCCAAAAGCCACAATGTATTTGACCTATTTCACAATTGCACTTTCGCAAGAAGGACCATTTCTGTGTGGCTCATTTGGTTTACTGGAAGCTTGGGATACTACGTATTCGCTTTAAACTCTGTCAACTTGGGAGGAAATGAATATTTAAACCTCTTTCTTACAG gtGCTGTGGAGATCCCATCATATATCGTCTGCTGTCTCGGTATGGACAAACTTGGCAGAAGGAATACACTAGTTCCATTCCTTTTACTCAGTACTGTCATTTGTGGTGTCATTATGGTCATTCCTGAG GACTACAATACAATAACCATTGTTATGAGCATGGCAGGGAAGTTTTCAATAGGTATTGCATTTGGATTAATTTACCTATACACAGCTGAACTATATCCAACAGTTATACG ATCCTTGGCTGTTGGTAGTGGGAGCATGATGTGTCGGATTGGTAGCGTGGTTGCTCCATTCTGTGTTTACCTGACCGATGTATGGATATTTATGCCACAG CTACTTGTGGGGATTATGGCCTTAATTACTGGTATTTTAACTCTCATGCTCCCGGAAACACTTGGAAAGCCACTTATGAATACTATGGAAGAAGCTGTAGAATTAGAGGACAAGGAAGAAAGTAAAAGGAAATCACTACCAGAAGCCAATG